From a single Collibacillus ludicampi genomic region:
- a CDS encoding SPL family radical SAM protein: MQKSKDSFFTNDFSHIYIEKEAWKYPLTQTILQRFPHANRIEIDRYQDVFNRSKQNFFLQKHAPKLILAVKKAPFLYRGAEVCHDFGNTYFYYTSSALNCLYNCEYCFLQGMFPSANIVLFVNIDDYFTEVSHTLQKHPVYLAISYETDLLAFERIAPYVSKWIDYAREQEDLLLEVRSKSANYTAIQHLEPASQVILAWTLSPDAVIQQFEAGTPNLTARLKSLRQAIDDGWKVRICFDPVLHIENWQEHYRECIERTFSVVPAEKIQDISIGVFRIPRDYLKKIRKHRTDSALLHYPFESHDGVFSYPHEIAKQLIDHVYQHVNTYVPKEKIYI; encoded by the coding sequence TTGCAAAAATCAAAAGACAGCTTCTTTACGAATGATTTTTCACACATCTACATCGAAAAAGAAGCCTGGAAGTATCCATTGACACAAACGATCCTCCAACGATTCCCGCATGCGAACCGGATTGAAATCGATCGATACCAAGATGTTTTTAACCGTTCCAAGCAGAATTTCTTCTTACAAAAGCACGCTCCGAAATTGATTTTGGCAGTCAAAAAAGCTCCCTTTCTGTATCGCGGGGCGGAAGTCTGTCATGATTTTGGCAACACCTATTTCTATTACACTTCATCCGCGTTAAATTGTCTGTACAACTGCGAATACTGCTTCTTACAGGGCATGTTTCCTTCGGCAAACATCGTCCTGTTCGTGAATATCGACGATTACTTTACGGAAGTTTCCCATACGTTGCAGAAACATCCGGTTTATTTGGCGATCTCTTACGAAACAGACCTCCTGGCCTTCGAAAGAATCGCTCCGTATGTATCCAAGTGGATCGATTATGCGAGAGAACAAGAAGATCTGCTGCTTGAAGTCCGCAGTAAAAGCGCCAATTACACAGCCATCCAACATCTCGAACCGGCTTCGCAAGTGATCTTGGCATGGACTCTTTCGCCGGATGCAGTCATCCAACAATTCGAAGCGGGAACGCCAAACCTTACAGCGAGATTGAAAAGTTTACGCCAAGCAATCGATGATGGTTGGAAGGTTCGCATCTGTTTCGATCCTGTCCTGCATATTGAAAATTGGCAAGAACATTACCGCGAATGTATCGAACGTACGTTCTCGGTCGTGCCAGCAGAAAAAATCCAGGACATCAGCATCGGGGTTTTTCGCATTCCCCGCGATTATCTCAAAAAAATACGGAAGCATCGCACTGATTCTGCTCTGCTTCACTACCCTTTCGAAAGTCATGACGGCGTTTTCAGTTATCCGCATGAGATCGCTAAACAGCTCATCGATCACGTGTACCAACATGTGAACACGTACGTTCCAAAAGAGAAGATCTACATTTGA
- a CDS encoding SDR family oxidoreductase, whose amino-acid sequence MRAAVVTGASSGIGLQIAKKLIALHFKVYGIARDFSKTSFTHEQFVRITCDITNTKQLCKTIEEIKQNNDEIYLLINNAGVGYFGPHEQLKPSQIEAMVATNLQAPLIATQLLLRNIKQSQGYIINISSITAKKSSTHGCAYAATKAGLTHFATSLFDEIRKTGAKVITIHPDMTRTPFYDHLDFREGDLPESYITAECIAEAVETILNQREGTVITEMTIRPQKHMITRKEKKKLKAHDDLLL is encoded by the coding sequence ATGCGAGCAGCTGTGGTTACTGGGGCTTCTTCAGGAATCGGACTGCAGATCGCCAAAAAACTGATCGCGTTACACTTTAAAGTATACGGGATTGCGCGGGATTTCTCGAAAACTTCTTTTACCCATGAACAGTTTGTTCGGATCACCTGTGATATCACGAACACAAAACAATTATGTAAAACGATCGAAGAGATCAAACAAAATAACGATGAGATCTATCTTTTAATCAATAACGCTGGGGTCGGTTATTTTGGCCCACATGAACAATTGAAACCGTCACAAATCGAAGCGATGGTGGCGACCAATTTGCAGGCACCCCTCATCGCAACCCAACTCTTATTACGGAATATCAAGCAGTCACAAGGGTATATCATCAACATCTCTTCCATTACCGCCAAAAAGTCCAGCACGCACGGTTGCGCATATGCGGCAACCAAAGCTGGTTTAACCCATTTCGCTACCAGTCTGTTTGACGAAATTCGAAAAACCGGGGCTAAAGTGATAACGATTCATCCGGATATGACGCGTACTCCGTTTTATGATCATCTTGATTTTCGGGAAGGAGATCTTCCTGAGAGCTACATCACCGCCGAATGTATTGCGGAAGCAGTGGAAACGATTTTAAATCAGAGGGAAGGAACTGTCATCACCGAAATGACGATACGTCCGCAAAAACATATGATCACGCGAAAGGAAAAGAAAAAATTGAAAGCACATGACGATTTACTTTTGTAA
- a CDS encoding NAD-dependent protein deacylase → MSIDVSFQQLAEWIEHAKKIVVLTGAGISTESGIPDFRSQDGRWTKYQSMEQVISRDFFKRDPERFWSAFKEIFQLKLMGNFSPNFGHLFFAELEKGGKDVTILTQNVDGLHQSAGSTRVYELHGTLRTSYCPKCQSQYQLQDINQQDVPRCQKRIDNETICHTILKPSVVLFGDMVRHMELAAEEVACADLFVVAGSSLQVSPVNYLPRIAQMNHRTKSVLINKEKTEMDELFDLVIHRPIGDTLREVKKYLSDLLL, encoded by the coding sequence ATGAGCATCGACGTTTCTTTTCAACAACTTGCGGAATGGATCGAACATGCGAAAAAAATCGTCGTTCTGACAGGAGCGGGCATCAGCACGGAATCGGGGATTCCTGATTTTCGTTCGCAAGATGGAAGATGGACAAAATACCAGTCGATGGAACAGGTGATTTCCAGAGACTTTTTTAAACGCGATCCCGAACGTTTCTGGTCGGCATTTAAAGAGATCTTTCAACTCAAGTTAATGGGAAACTTTTCTCCCAATTTCGGTCATTTGTTTTTTGCGGAACTTGAAAAAGGCGGGAAAGATGTAACCATTTTGACACAAAATGTGGATGGTCTGCATCAATCGGCAGGGAGCACTCGCGTATATGAGTTGCATGGAACCTTGCGGACATCTTATTGCCCGAAGTGTCAAAGCCAATATCAGTTACAGGATATCAATCAGCAAGATGTCCCTCGTTGCCAAAAGAGAATTGATAACGAAACGATTTGCCACACGATATTAAAACCTTCCGTGGTGTTGTTCGGCGATATGGTGAGACATATGGAACTCGCGGCGGAAGAAGTCGCCTGTGCCGATTTGTTTGTTGTCGCAGGCTCATCCTTACAAGTTTCACCGGTCAATTATTTGCCGCGAATCGCACAAATGAATCATCGTACAAAAAGTGTTCTCATTAATAAAGAAAAAACCGAGATGGATGAGCTGTTCGATCTGGTGATTCATCGTCCGATTGGGGATACATTACGTGAGGTCAAAAAATATTTGTCTGATTTACTTTTGTAA
- a CDS encoding secondary thiamine-phosphate synthase enzyme YjbQ — protein sequence MVHKMTLQSSKRDEFIEITANVAEVVRKENIDEGIAIVYCPHTTAGITINENADPDVVRDMLMRLDEVYPWEHEKYRHSEGNSASHLKASTMGASQTVLIEKGRLILGRWQGIYFCEFDGPRHRTVYIKVIKG from the coding sequence ATGGTGCATAAAATGACCCTCCAATCATCAAAAAGGGATGAGTTCATCGAGATTACGGCGAATGTTGCGGAAGTGGTAAGAAAAGAGAACATCGATGAAGGGATTGCTATCGTTTACTGCCCGCACACGACCGCTGGCATTACGATCAATGAAAATGCGGATCCTGATGTAGTACGCGACATGTTGATGAGATTGGATGAAGTCTATCCCTGGGAACACGAAAAATACCGCCATTCGGAAGGGAACTCTGCTTCTCACCTAAAAGCAAGCACGATGGGAGCTTCGCAAACGGTTCTGATCGAAAAGGGTCGTTTGATTCTTGGAAGGTGGCAGGGGATCTATTTCTGTGAATTTGACGGGCCGAGACATCGGACGGTCTACATCAAGGTCATCAAGGGATAA
- a CDS encoding ABC transporter substrate-binding protein, with product MKKIFKDHLQRTIEFEFPPRRIVSLCPSITETLFALDLEEQIVGKTRYCIHPEDKVKQVTNVGGTKKIQEDLIRTLNPDLIIAEKEENTKEMVESLSRDFPVFVADVENYAGALRLIRDLGFLTNREEKARHYVEEIEEQFKNMPKVRDCKVAYLIWKKPFMVAGNHTYIHSILETCGFTNVFRDYEGRYPSVTEDDLKQAAPDFLFLPSEPFPFTDSHKDELQQLFPEMKVILVDGEIFSWYGVRMMKVPSYINQLLREMRM from the coding sequence ATGAAAAAAATATTCAAAGATCATTTGCAAAGAACCATTGAGTTTGAATTTCCGCCTCGAAGGATTGTATCCTTGTGCCCGTCGATTACTGAAACGTTATTTGCTTTGGATCTTGAGGAACAAATTGTAGGGAAAACGCGGTATTGTATTCATCCTGAAGACAAAGTAAAGCAGGTGACGAATGTAGGCGGGACGAAAAAAATACAAGAAGATCTCATCAGAACGCTGAATCCCGATCTCATCATTGCGGAAAAAGAAGAAAATACAAAAGAAATGGTCGAATCTCTTTCACGCGATTTTCCCGTTTTTGTCGCAGATGTAGAAAATTACGCGGGTGCGCTCCGCTTGATTCGGGATCTAGGCTTTTTGACGAACAGGGAAGAGAAGGCGCGCCATTACGTCGAAGAGATTGAAGAACAGTTTAAAAACATGCCGAAAGTTCGAGATTGCAAAGTCGCTTATCTCATATGGAAAAAACCGTTTATGGTTGCGGGCAATCACACATACATCCATTCCATTCTTGAAACATGCGGTTTCACGAATGTGTTTAGGGACTATGAAGGAAGGTACCCATCTGTCACAGAGGATGATTTGAAACAAGCAGCTCCTGATTTTCTGTTTTTACCATCCGAACCTTTCCCTTTTACGGATTCGCATAAGGATGAGTTGCAACAGTTATTCCCTGAGATGAAAGTGATTTTAGTCGATGGAGAAATCTTTAGCTGGTACGGCGTGCGCATGATGAAGGTGCCTTCGTATATCAATCAATTATTACGGGAGATGCGGATGTAA
- a CDS encoding vWA domain-containing protein yields MDSFLRMQLLDLARTLMQSDDLHLDVSYHSSLHAEWDTLYISQFWSDYPADDQCSGMKSDVYLRCIGSAWFSNTLDIRIFLERVSACPLPRFAKNLFALCEDLRLEKICKRVRPGTVRVFSKRRRLYSDYFKKQTRVHLMRREEADALFASIYLWHATARIDPELPDSLLNVLQQTHPWLERVNETKSTQEVASVCHEIVDIVCSAISKDMVTSYFSTHAYNGTEKPFHQAIQPSEFMEEIRRRKRLKNDDKTNVSHQEDSFKAKEKLPTWHRETKEQTQGFLQFELEQGVPSDRMSETVRESDPGDQAMALVQGSTRFSQQNDYSDNEPLMQQLADRMAGESEDYGEINRLARSVFLDPDLPSSEDMYAYAQMVEQITPFQRKLMRSIQMTLEQKKTASEEKLPFGRLSKKLTHMFTDQQLRLFYKKRNPIHQIDAAFLMLVDCSASMANKMYETKLGITLFHEVLRSLRIPHAIVGYWEDSDHASDADYPNMFQVVIDFPSSLSRKSGPNLLQLSPEQDNRDGYAIRVMTRLLQQRSEKHKILLVFTDGEPAATNYSDDGILDTYQAVLQARRLGMDVIGIFLANGEISESERQTMHNIYGPYSLLVPQVEELPHHLTPVLRKLLVKTI; encoded by the coding sequence GTGGATTCATTCTTGCGCATGCAACTATTGGATTTGGCACGAACGCTCATGCAAAGTGACGATTTACATTTGGACGTATCTTATCATTCTTCGCTTCATGCGGAGTGGGACACATTGTATATCAGTCAATTTTGGAGCGATTATCCGGCGGACGACCAATGTTCGGGGATGAAAAGCGATGTGTATTTGCGCTGCATTGGAAGCGCCTGGTTTTCCAATACGCTTGATATTCGCATTTTCCTGGAGCGAGTGTCTGCATGTCCTTTACCGCGCTTTGCGAAAAACTTATTCGCACTCTGTGAGGATCTTCGTCTCGAAAAAATCTGTAAACGTGTTCGTCCGGGAACTGTTCGCGTGTTTTCGAAACGTAGAAGACTCTATTCGGACTATTTTAAGAAACAGACCCGCGTGCATCTCATGAGAAGGGAAGAAGCGGATGCTCTATTTGCGTCGATTTATTTGTGGCATGCAACCGCAAGGATCGACCCTGAATTGCCTGACTCTCTTTTAAACGTTTTACAACAGACGCACCCCTGGTTGGAACGCGTCAACGAAACAAAATCAACCCAAGAGGTTGCCAGCGTGTGTCACGAGATCGTCGATATCGTTTGCTCGGCCATCTCGAAGGATATGGTTACTTCCTATTTTTCCACACATGCATATAACGGAACGGAAAAGCCGTTCCATCAAGCGATACAACCAAGTGAATTTATGGAAGAAATCAGACGTCGTAAGAGACTGAAAAACGACGACAAGACAAACGTATCCCACCAGGAAGATAGCTTTAAAGCGAAGGAAAAACTTCCGACTTGGCATCGGGAAACGAAGGAACAAACGCAGGGATTTCTGCAATTTGAACTGGAGCAAGGAGTACCAAGCGATCGTATGAGCGAGACGGTTCGCGAATCCGATCCAGGGGATCAAGCGATGGCACTGGTACAAGGTTCCACACGTTTCTCGCAACAAAATGATTATTCGGATAATGAGCCACTCATGCAACAGTTAGCCGATCGAATGGCAGGAGAATCAGAGGATTACGGAGAAATCAATCGTTTAGCGAGGTCTGTGTTTCTAGATCCCGATCTTCCTTCTTCGGAAGATATGTATGCATATGCTCAAATGGTGGAACAGATCACCCCTTTTCAACGAAAGCTGATGCGCAGCATTCAAATGACACTCGAGCAGAAAAAAACGGCGAGTGAAGAAAAATTGCCATTTGGGCGGTTGAGCAAAAAACTCACACACATGTTCACAGATCAACAATTGCGTCTCTTTTATAAAAAAAGGAACCCGATCCATCAAATCGATGCTGCTTTTCTGATGTTAGTCGATTGTTCCGCTTCCATGGCGAATAAAATGTATGAAACGAAATTGGGAATCACACTCTTTCATGAAGTGTTGCGCTCTTTACGAATTCCTCATGCGATTGTGGGTTACTGGGAAGATTCCGATCATGCGTCCGATGCAGACTATCCGAATATGTTTCAGGTCGTTATCGATTTTCCATCTTCTTTATCGCGGAAGAGTGGACCGAATTTGCTGCAATTATCTCCGGAACAAGATAATCGGGACGGTTACGCGATCCGCGTCATGACTCGCTTGTTGCAGCAACGGAGCGAAAAGCACAAGATCCTGTTGGTTTTCACAGATGGTGAACCCGCTGCCACAAATTACAGCGATGACGGAATTCTCGATACGTATCAGGCGGTTTTGCAGGCACGTCGCCTCGGTATGGATGTGATCGGTATTTTTTTGGCGAACGGGGAGATCAGTGAGAGTGAACGGCAAACGATGCATAACATATACGGCCCTTATAGTCTCTTGGTGCCACAGGTGGAAGAGTTGCCCCATCATTTGACACCCGTGTTGCGTAAACTCTTAGTGAAAACGATTTGA
- a CDS encoding ATP-binding protein: MPAELFPEELYELKIPDHVRAKIEHWHTERKSLLSEEERLLVGTPGYRTPHETVLLDAVLALYLGKNVLLKGPTGSGKTKLAEFLSYLFCQPLHSVNCSIDLDVEALLGFKTIVHRNNQPLVEFVPGPIIKAMKQGHFLYIDEINMAKPEALPILNGVLDHRRMITNPFTGEVVRAKEGFGVIAAINVGYIGTVPLNEALKNRFVVIDVPYLQGDSLKQLLRNRSLLKDENLLELFVRFSADLLVLTKMGQLSDDVASVRALIDACDLSVFLPPLRAIQRAIIDKLEDEREQAAVRNLAETLFWE, translated from the coding sequence ATGCCTGCAGAATTATTTCCAGAAGAATTATACGAATTGAAGATTCCTGATCATGTACGCGCTAAAATCGAGCACTGGCACACGGAGCGAAAAAGTCTTTTATCTGAAGAAGAGCGTCTGCTTGTGGGTACACCTGGTTATCGGACTCCGCACGAAACGGTGTTATTGGATGCCGTTCTCGCGCTTTATCTTGGCAAAAATGTCTTGCTGAAAGGGCCGACAGGGTCGGGGAAAACAAAGCTGGCAGAATTTCTATCATACCTTTTCTGTCAACCGTTACATTCGGTCAATTGCTCGATCGATTTGGATGTGGAAGCTTTGCTAGGCTTTAAAACCATCGTTCATCGAAATAACCAGCCTCTGGTAGAATTTGTTCCTGGTCCAATCATCAAGGCGATGAAACAAGGGCATTTCCTTTATATCGACGAAATCAATATGGCAAAGCCGGAAGCATTGCCGATCCTTAACGGGGTTCTCGATCATCGGCGAATGATCACAAACCCGTTCACAGGAGAAGTTGTACGCGCAAAAGAAGGTTTCGGCGTGATCGCCGCGATTAATGTCGGTTACATCGGAACGGTTCCGTTGAATGAAGCGTTGAAAAATCGTTTTGTTGTTATCGATGTTCCGTATCTGCAAGGGGACTCGTTAAAACAATTATTGCGCAATCGTTCTCTATTGAAAGATGAGAATTTGCTCGAACTTTTTGTCCGTTTTTCCGCAGATCTGCTTGTACTCACAAAGATGGGACAGCTTTCGGATGATGTTGCTTCCGTTCGAGCTTTGATCGATGCATGTGATCTGTCTGTATTCCTGCCTCCCCTTCGTGCCATTCAACGGGCGATTATCGATAAGCTCGAGGACGAACGGGAACAAGCCGCCGTACGCAATCTTGCCGAAACATTATTCTGGGAGTGA
- a CDS encoding NAD-dependent succinate-semialdehyde dehydrogenase, with protein MEHRLYINGQWREAADKKRFPVTNPATGEIIGEVADASADDAKLAVEAAYQAFKSWSQETARTRSILLYKWYQLIVQHANELANLMTTEQGKPLKEAEGEVLYAADFVLWYAEEAKRIYGDLIPASSSSKRLQVIHQPVGPVFAITPWNFPAAMITRKIAPALAAGCTVIVKPSEETPLTAIRLVQLAEEAGFPAGVINLVTVSDPREVSDLLLSHPLVRKVTFTGSTEVGKLLMRKSADTVKRVSLELGGHAPFIVFSDADLDQAVDGVIASKFRNAGQTCVCANRIFVEESILESFLQKFRTKVEQLQVGQGQQQGVEIGPLINRDAVEKVERHVQDALEKGARLVCGGQRLLDDKYKHGHFYQPTILADVTRDMLISKEETFGPVAPVYSFRTEEEVLELANHPEYGLAAYVYTSDLGRSVRMSEKLEYGIVGINDPIPSVAQAPFGGFKQSGLGREGGKYGLEEFLEIKYVSVQI; from the coding sequence ATGGAACATCGTCTGTATATCAACGGCCAGTGGCGCGAGGCTGCCGACAAAAAGCGTTTCCCCGTAACAAACCCGGCTACCGGCGAAATCATCGGTGAAGTGGCTGACGCTTCCGCAGATGATGCCAAGCTGGCGGTGGAAGCGGCCTATCAGGCATTCAAATCCTGGTCGCAAGAAACCGCCCGCACACGCTCCATTTTGTTGTATAAATGGTATCAGCTCATCGTACAACACGCGAACGAATTGGCTAATCTTATGACAACAGAACAAGGAAAACCGTTGAAAGAAGCCGAAGGGGAAGTTCTCTACGCGGCGGATTTCGTCCTCTGGTATGCGGAGGAGGCGAAACGAATCTACGGGGATCTCATTCCGGCTTCCTCCTCGAGCAAACGCTTACAAGTCATTCATCAGCCAGTAGGTCCTGTTTTTGCCATCACGCCTTGGAATTTTCCTGCCGCAATGATCACGCGTAAAATCGCGCCCGCACTTGCCGCCGGTTGTACTGTCATTGTTAAACCGTCGGAAGAAACTCCACTCACTGCTATTCGTTTGGTTCAATTGGCGGAAGAAGCGGGGTTCCCTGCAGGAGTCATCAATCTGGTGACGGTAAGCGATCCCCGGGAAGTGAGCGACCTGCTCCTTTCTCATCCGCTTGTACGCAAGGTTACGTTTACAGGTTCTACAGAGGTAGGAAAATTGCTGATGCGCAAATCGGCGGACACGGTGAAGCGCGTCTCGCTCGAATTGGGAGGACATGCACCTTTCATCGTTTTCTCTGATGCCGACCTCGATCAAGCGGTTGACGGTGTGATCGCTTCCAAATTCCGCAATGCCGGGCAAACGTGTGTCTGTGCAAACCGAATTTTCGTAGAAGAGTCCATCCTTGAATCGTTCCTGCAAAAGTTTCGAACCAAAGTAGAACAATTACAAGTAGGTCAAGGTCAGCAACAAGGTGTGGAGATCGGACCATTGATCAATCGGGACGCGGTCGAGAAGGTTGAACGTCATGTGCAAGACGCTTTAGAAAAAGGTGCGCGGCTTGTATGTGGAGGACAGAGATTACTGGATGACAAATATAAACATGGTCATTTCTATCAGCCGACGATTTTGGCTGACGTGACTCGCGATATGTTGATTTCGAAAGAAGAAACGTTCGGCCCGGTCGCACCTGTTTATTCCTTCCGTACGGAAGAAGAGGTTTTGGAACTGGCAAACCATCCGGAATATGGGCTTGCCGCTTACGTATATACTTCAGACCTTGGAAGATCGGTACGCATGTCGGAAAAGCTGGAATATGGGATTGTCGGAATCAATGACCCGATTCCTTCCGTTGCACAAGCACCGTTCGGCGGCTTCAAGCAAAGCGGTTTAGGACGTGAAGGCGGCAAATACGGCTTGGAAGAGTTTCTTGAAATAAAATATGTATCGGTTCAGATTTAG
- a CDS encoding DUF2334 domain-containing protein has translation MKSQPVNEKRYALIRLEDVGPGGSYRTLEDLGKLRAIFTYLKEENVPFQVAVIPRWKNIQPDGTWYNKGIDDSQPDDYMVKYIHLLKDAERCGAVLGMHGYTHQYGETRSEDNNQDSGIGFEFNVKNAPETDTPAFAWERFTKSLAAFKRAGLRPGFWESPHYHHLREQEKVFQSLIGVIYQADVEARAQKGVFFDEGENHYGRKTLGSVFIPTPLDYINEENTVEKVIDKLPTLEGLASMFFHPFLEFPYLHEVKDTQGNPEKREGIPVYMYKGEDSPLHRLVSGFRTRGFQWVSLDRVVPFSPAHRIDLPVGTKASALLFGDVRGVGHADVVVCAKNGVLVIPGVYQWPRNRPQEAAQVWLKHSFLPDEKMFLMDINNDKKQDLVTYNRKMGEVRVFYSNGMNFHAPVSFGKLPSGLDFLQPFKQNGRTDLIGVNNGEEVIIAKKEGMRFRTIATHLRIPSASIMFVGDLNGDRFDEVIACSPMEKTIFVYPNDGGQIRLLPSCLWFSRAERERQVMIGDTNGDGKAEMILYHPEEGSWAIHQIDTRFRFSSHPVVFGPWARGRRTAFTADFDGNGKWDLVSYDETNHALDLALSFQLPSES, from the coding sequence ATGAAATCCCAACCGGTGAACGAAAAGCGTTATGCTCTCATTCGCTTGGAAGATGTGGGACCGGGCGGGTCATACCGTACGCTCGAGGATCTAGGGAAGTTGCGTGCGATTTTCACCTATCTCAAGGAAGAGAATGTTCCTTTTCAAGTCGCGGTGATCCCGAGATGGAAAAACATACAGCCTGACGGGACTTGGTACAATAAAGGAATTGATGATTCCCAGCCGGATGATTACATGGTGAAATATATTCATCTATTAAAAGATGCGGAACGCTGTGGAGCTGTACTCGGGATGCACGGGTATACACACCAATACGGCGAGACTCGAAGTGAAGACAATAACCAAGACAGCGGAATCGGCTTCGAATTCAATGTGAAGAACGCCCCGGAAACAGACACTCCTGCATTTGCTTGGGAACGTTTCACCAAGAGCCTGGCTGCCTTTAAAAGAGCGGGTTTACGCCCAGGTTTCTGGGAATCCCCTCACTATCACCACCTGCGGGAACAGGAGAAGGTTTTTCAATCGTTAATCGGTGTGATCTATCAAGCGGATGTGGAAGCGCGCGCTCAAAAAGGAGTCTTCTTTGACGAGGGGGAAAATCATTATGGGCGAAAAACGCTCGGTTCCGTTTTTATTCCCACACCTCTCGACTACATAAACGAGGAGAACACGGTAGAAAAGGTGATCGATAAACTACCAACGCTTGAAGGCCTGGCTTCGATGTTTTTTCATCCATTCCTCGAATTCCCGTATTTGCACGAAGTAAAGGATACGCAAGGGAATCCGGAGAAACGGGAGGGGATCCCTGTCTACATGTATAAAGGGGAGGACTCCCCTTTACATCGGCTGGTCAGTGGGTTTCGTACGCGTGGGTTTCAATGGGTATCACTCGATCGAGTCGTTCCTTTCTCTCCGGCACACCGTATTGATCTTCCTGTTGGTACAAAAGCGTCTGCTCTTCTTTTTGGCGATGTGCGCGGTGTGGGACATGCTGATGTCGTCGTTTGTGCAAAAAACGGTGTCTTGGTTATTCCTGGAGTCTATCAATGGCCAAGGAACCGCCCGCAAGAGGCTGCACAAGTATGGCTGAAACATTCGTTTTTGCCGGACGAAAAGATGTTCCTCATGGATATCAACAATGACAAGAAACAAGACTTGGTGACTTATAACCGTAAAATGGGTGAAGTGCGTGTGTTTTACTCGAACGGGATGAATTTTCATGCGCCTGTTTCGTTCGGAAAATTACCGTCTGGTCTTGACTTTCTGCAACCTTTCAAACAAAACGGTAGAACCGATCTCATCGGGGTGAACAATGGGGAAGAAGTGATCATCGCAAAAAAGGAAGGAATGCGTTTCAGGACGATCGCTACCCATCTGCGCATTCCCTCCGCATCTATCATGTTCGTGGGTGACCTCAACGGGGACCGATTTGATGAAGTGATCGCATGTTCCCCGATGGAGAAGACGATCTTCGTATATCCAAACGACGGTGGACAAATACGATTGCTCCCGTCATGCCTATGGTTCTCCCGCGCAGAGAGGGAGAGGCAAGTGATGATCGGCGATACGAATGGCGACGGGAAAGCCGAGATGATTTTGTATCATCCGGAAGAAGGATCATGGGCAATCCACCAAATCGACACCAGATTCCGCTTTTCATCGCATCCTGTGGTGTTTGGACCATGGGCACGCGGAAGACGAACTGCTTTCACTGCCGATTTTGACGGAAACGGGAAATGGGATCTCGTTTCGTATGATGAAACCAATCACGCTTTGGATCTCGCCTTGTCGTTTCAGCTCCCCAGTGAGTCATGA